A part of Chroicocephalus ridibundus chromosome 5, bChrRid1.1, whole genome shotgun sequence genomic DNA contains:
- the SPRY1 gene encoding protein sprouty homolog 1, whose amino-acid sequence MEPQSQHGSGGSLVVIQQPSLDSRQRLDYDRESQPTTILSLDQIKAIRGSNEYTEGPSVVKKSGPRTAPRQEKHERTHEIIPINVNNNYEHRPSHVGHQHNARAPVLSRSTSTGSAASSGSNSSASSEQGLLGRSPPSRPGSGHRSDRTIRAQPKQSSLIVDDLKGPLKEDLAQHKFICEQCGKCKCGECTAPRALPSCLACNRQCLCSAESMVEYGTCMCLVKGVFYHCSNDDEGDSYADNPCSCSQAHCCSRYLCMGAMSLLLPCLLCYPPAKGCLKLCRGCYDRVNRPGCRCKNSNTVYCKLESCPSRAQGKPS is encoded by the coding sequence ATGGAGCCCCAAAGTCAACATGGCAGTGGTGGTTCACTAGTGGTGATCCAGCAGCCCTCCTTGGACAGCCGGCAGCGGTTGGACTATGACAGAGAGAGCCAGCCGACGACTATCTTGTCGCTGGACCAGATCAAGGCCATCAGGGGCAGCAACGAGTACACCGAAGGTCCATCTGTGGTGAAAAAATCTGGTCCGCGGACAGCACCGAGGCAAGAGAAGCATGAAAGGACTCACGAAATCATACCGATTAATGTGAATAACAATTACGAACACAGACCCAGTCACGTGGGGCACCAGCATAATGCGAGGGCTCCCGTCTTGAGCAGGTCGACCAGCACGGGGAGCGCGGCAAGCTCCGGCAGCAACAGCAGCGCTTCCTCCGAGCAAGGACTGCTGGGGCGGTCGCCTCCATCCAGACCGGGCTCCGGCCACAGATCCGATCGGACAATCCGGGCGCAGCCCAAGCAGTCGTCGCTGATTGTCGATGACCTGAAGGGTCCTTTGAAAGAGGACTTGGCGCAGCACAAGTTCATCTGCGAACAGTGTGGGAAGTGCAagtgcggggagtgcacggcccCCAGGGCTCTGCCGTCGTGCTTGGCCTGCAACCGGCAGTGCTTGTGCTCCGCCGAGAGCATGGTGGAGTACGGCACCTGCATGTGCTTGGTCAAAGGGGTCTTCTACCACTGTTCCAACGACGATGAAGGGGACTCTTATGCGGATAATCCCTGCTCTTGCTCCCAGGCGCACTGCTGTTCTAGGTACCTGTGCATGGGAGCGATGTCCTTGCTCCTGCCCTGCTTGCTCTGCTACCCGCCCGCAAAAGGATGCCTGAAGCTCTGCCGAGGGTGCTACGACCGCGTCAATCGCCCGGGGTGCCGGTGCAAGAACTCCAACACCGTCTATTGTAAACTGGAGAGCTGCCCCTCCCGGGCTCAGGGCAAGCCCTCATGA